In Oryza sativa Japonica Group chromosome 2, ASM3414082v1, the following are encoded in one genomic region:
- the LOC4330629 gene encoding uncharacterized protein At1g66480, producing the protein MGNSIGGKRKGAKVMQLDGTSFRVKPPAVAADVLRDHPGFQLLESEEVKLLGARARPLAPDAPLRRGRLYFLVALPRRPAAGPPRRAWSGNLRVGARERLESLMLARRSTSDLSSFPAAQASASAPTSPLPGSACSGAATPVRLKMRLPRAQVEKLMGESKDASEAAAKIMELCAAAGAKSASVTPERPPGILRSPRFAATPEWGAGFMVPPPAPGAAKTPQRWPTLPRTKEKKARFVALPDELIA; encoded by the exons ATGGGGAACAGCATTGGGGGCAAGAGGAAGGGAGCCAAGGTGATGCAGCTGGACGGGACGTCGTTCCGGGTgaagccgccggcggtggcggcggacgtGCTGCGCGACCACCCGGGGTTCCAGCTGCTGGAGTCGGAGGAGGTGAAGCTCctcggcgcgcgggcgcggccgctCGCGCCCGACGCGCCGCTCCGACGCGGGAGGCTCTACTTCCTCGTCGCGCTCCCGCGACGCCCCGCCGCGGGGCCGCCGCGACGCGCCTGGTCGGGGAACCTCCGCGTCGGCGCCCGGGAGCGCCTCGAGTCGCTCATGCTCGCCCGCCGCTCCACCTCCgacctctcctccttccccgccgcccaGGCATCCGCCTCCGCCCCGACCTCCCCGCTCCCCGGCAGCGcctgctccggcgccgccacccccgTGCGACTCAAGATGCGGCTCCCGAGGGCGCAGGTGGAGAAGCTGATGGGGGAGAGCAAGGACGCGTCCGAGGCGGCCGCCAAGATCATGGAGctctgcgccgccgcgggcgccaaGAGCGCCAGCGTGACCCCGGAGAGGCCGCCCGGGATCTTGCGGAGCCCGCGGTTCGCGGCGACGCCGGAGTGGGGAGCCGGGTTCATggtgccaccgccggcgcccggAGCGGCCAAGACGCCGCAGAGGTGGCCGACGCTGCCTCGCACCAAGGAG AAAAAAGCAAGGTTCGTGGCGCTGCCGGATGAGCTGATAGCGTGA
- the LOC4330630 gene encoding protein TIFY 8 isoform 2 (isoform 2 is encoded by transcript variant 2), with product MRPGAHGTHPRRERRGNQAMPSARDTNMDLMEVLSPPAAARDHQKSQVHAAARALPHQSASVVVDGRMPPPAAVASLTLQVPGGAHDVTSLATSPRTMAVPGTTEQLTIFYSGSMVKFDNVPREKIRYACRLRRLYSSLQRSLQTQDTSMFPSSSSLHIQTKRRGYSVIRLLREMLMVCSSTRTKPMLVHSDSIGAQRTGTPPSRRRIHARGKSRSCQEMSHCW from the exons ATGCGCCCCGGAGCACACGGCACGCACCCGCGCCGCGAGAGAAGAGGAAACCAAGCGATGCCGTCGGCCCGTGACACTAACATGGACTTGATGGAagtcctctcgccgccggccgccgcacggGATCATCAGAAGAGCCAG GTGCACGCCGCCGCGCGTGCGCTACCGCACCAAAGCGCCAGCGTTGTCGTGGACGgacgcatgccgccgccggccgccgtcgcaagCCTGACGTTACAAGTTCCCGGAGGAGCTCACGATGTCACTTCTCTGGCTACTAGTCCAAG GACCATGGCCGTGCCTGGAACGACTGAACAGCTGACGATTTTCTACTCCGGGTCTATGGTGAAGTTCGACAACGTCCCAAGGGAGAAG ATTCGCTATGCGTGCAGGCTGAGGAGGTTATATTCTTCGCTGCAAAGAAGTCTCCAGACGCAGGACACCAGCATGTtccccagcagcagcagcctgcaTATCCAAACAAAAAGAAGAGGATATTCTGTTATCAGGCTCCTGAGAGAGATGCTGATGGTTTGTTCATCCACGAGAACAAAGCCGATGCTTGTTCACAGCGACAGCATCGGAGCCCAGAGGACGGGTACGCCACCATCAAGGAGACGAATCCATGCTCGCGGCAAATCCAGATCGTGCCAAGAG ATGTCTCATTGCTGGTGA
- the LOC4330630 gene encoding protein TIFY 8 isoform X1, with the protein MRPGAHGTHPRRERRGNQAMPSARDTNMDLMEVLSPPAAARDHQKSQVHAAARALPHQSASVVVDGRMPPPAAVASLTLQVPGGAHDVTSLATSPRTMAVPGTTEQLTIFYSGSMVKFDNVPREKAEEVIFFAAKKSPDAGHQHVPQQQQPAYPNKKKRIFCYQAPERDADGLFIHENKADACSQRQHRSPEDGYATIKETNPCSRQIQIVPRADVSLLVKNASLVSFLESRKQRLASAAYTRREKSPDEKDIFPTAFPRNKTPLGNTERHSAFTNLKNINGNHDEEALDTELKI; encoded by the exons ATGCGCCCCGGAGCACACGGCACGCACCCGCGCCGCGAGAGAAGAGGAAACCAAGCGATGCCGTCGGCCCGTGACACTAACATGGACTTGATGGAagtcctctcgccgccggccgccgcacggGATCATCAGAAGAGCCAG GTGCACGCCGCCGCGCGTGCGCTACCGCACCAAAGCGCCAGCGTTGTCGTGGACGgacgcatgccgccgccggccgccgtcgcaagCCTGACGTTACAAGTTCCCGGAGGAGCTCACGATGTCACTTCTCTGGCTACTAGTCCAAG GACCATGGCCGTGCCTGGAACGACTGAACAGCTGACGATTTTCTACTCCGGGTCTATGGTGAAGTTCGACAACGTCCCAAGGGAGAAG GCTGAGGAGGTTATATTCTTCGCTGCAAAGAAGTCTCCAGACGCAGGACACCAGCATGTtccccagcagcagcagcctgcaTATCCAAACAAAAAGAAGAGGATATTCTGTTATCAGGCTCCTGAGAGAGATGCTGATGGTTTGTTCATCCACGAGAACAAAGCCGATGCTTGTTCACAGCGACAGCATCGGAGCCCAGAGGACGGGTACGCCACCATCAAGGAGACGAATCCATGCTCGCGGCAAATCCAGATCGTGCCAAGAG CAGATGTCTCATTGCTGGTGAAGAATGCGTCTCTTGTTAGCTTCCTGGAGAGCCGCAAGCAGAG GTTGGCGAGTGCAGCTTACACTCGCCGTGAGAAATCTCCTGATGAAAAGGACATTTTTCCTACGGCTTTCCCACGAAATAAAACCCCACTCGGCAACACGGAACGGCATAGTGCTTTCACGAACCTGAAGAATATTAACGGAAATCATGACGAGGAGGCACtagataccgagttgaagatctAG
- the LOC4330630 gene encoding protein TIFY 8 isoform X2 yields MRPGAHGTHPRRERRGNQAMPSARDTNMDLMEVLSPPAAARDHQKSQVHAAARALPHQSASVVVDGRMPPPAAVASLTLQVPGGAHDVTSLATSPRTMAVPGTTEQLTIFYSGSMVKFDNVPREKAEEVIFFAAKKSPDAGHQHVPQQQQPAYPNKKKRIFCYQAPERDADGLFIHENKADACSQRQHRSPEDGYATIKETNPCSRQIQIVPRDVSLLVKNASLVSFLESRKQRLASAAYTRREKSPDEKDIFPTAFPRNKTPLGNTERHSAFTNLKNINGNHDEEALDTELKI; encoded by the exons ATGCGCCCCGGAGCACACGGCACGCACCCGCGCCGCGAGAGAAGAGGAAACCAAGCGATGCCGTCGGCCCGTGACACTAACATGGACTTGATGGAagtcctctcgccgccggccgccgcacggGATCATCAGAAGAGCCAG GTGCACGCCGCCGCGCGTGCGCTACCGCACCAAAGCGCCAGCGTTGTCGTGGACGgacgcatgccgccgccggccgccgtcgcaagCCTGACGTTACAAGTTCCCGGAGGAGCTCACGATGTCACTTCTCTGGCTACTAGTCCAAG GACCATGGCCGTGCCTGGAACGACTGAACAGCTGACGATTTTCTACTCCGGGTCTATGGTGAAGTTCGACAACGTCCCAAGGGAGAAG GCTGAGGAGGTTATATTCTTCGCTGCAAAGAAGTCTCCAGACGCAGGACACCAGCATGTtccccagcagcagcagcctgcaTATCCAAACAAAAAGAAGAGGATATTCTGTTATCAGGCTCCTGAGAGAGATGCTGATGGTTTGTTCATCCACGAGAACAAAGCCGATGCTTGTTCACAGCGACAGCATCGGAGCCCAGAGGACGGGTACGCCACCATCAAGGAGACGAATCCATGCTCGCGGCAAATCCAGATCGTGCCAAGAG ATGTCTCATTGCTGGTGAAGAATGCGTCTCTTGTTAGCTTCCTGGAGAGCCGCAAGCAGAG GTTGGCGAGTGCAGCTTACACTCGCCGTGAGAAATCTCCTGATGAAAAGGACATTTTTCCTACGGCTTTCCCACGAAATAAAACCCCACTCGGCAACACGGAACGGCATAGTGCTTTCACGAACCTGAAGAATATTAACGGAAATCATGACGAGGAGGCACtagataccgagttgaagatctAG
- the LOC4330630 gene encoding protein TIFY 8 isoform 1 (isoform 1 is encoded by transcript variant 1) codes for MPPPAAVASLTLQVPGGAHDVTSLATSPRTMAVPGTTEQLTIFYSGSMVKFDNVPREKIRYACRLRRLYSSLQRSLQTQDTSMFPSSSSLHIQTKRRGYSVIRLLREMLMVCSSTRTKPMLVHSDSIGAQRTGTPPSRRRIHARGKSRSCQEMSHCW; via the exons atgccgccgccggccgccgtcgcaagCCTGACGTTACAAGTTCCCGGAGGAGCTCACGATGTCACTTCTCTGGCTACTAGTCCAAG GACCATGGCCGTGCCTGGAACGACTGAACAGCTGACGATTTTCTACTCCGGGTCTATGGTGAAGTTCGACAACGTCCCAAGGGAGAAG ATTCGCTATGCGTGCAGGCTGAGGAGGTTATATTCTTCGCTGCAAAGAAGTCTCCAGACGCAGGACACCAGCATGTtccccagcagcagcagcctgcaTATCCAAACAAAAAGAAGAGGATATTCTGTTATCAGGCTCCTGAGAGAGATGCTGATGGTTTGTTCATCCACGAGAACAAAGCCGATGCTTGTTCACAGCGACAGCATCGGAGCCCAGAGGACGGGTACGCCACCATCAAGGAGACGAATCCATGCTCGCGGCAAATCCAGATCGTGCCAAGAG ATGTCTCATTGCTGGTGA
- the LOC4330631 gene encoding ADP-ribosylation factor-like protein 8c, with the protein MGLWDSLLNWLRSLFFKQEMELSLVGLQNAGKTSLVNAVATGGYSEDMIPTVGFNMRKVTKGNVTIKLWDLGGQRRFRTMWERYCRGVSAILYVVDAADRDSIPIAKSELHDLLTKQSLAGIPLLVLGNKIDKSEAVSKQALVDQLGLELIKDREVCCYMISCKDSVNIDVVIDWLIKHSRTAK; encoded by the exons ATGGGGCTCTGGGACTCGCTCCTCAACTGGCTCCGAAG CTTGTTTTTCAAGCAGGAGATGGAGCTCTCCCTGGTTGGCCTGCAGAATGCTGGGAAAACATCACTAGTTAATGctgttgct ACAGGTGGCTACAGCGAAGACATGATTCCAACT GTAGGATTTAATATGCGAAAAGTCACAAAGGGGAATGTTACGATTAAACTTTGGGATCTTGGAGGGCAACGGAGATTCCGGACCATGTGGGAGCGCTATTGCCGTGGAGTTTCTGCAATCCT ATATGTGGTGGATGCTGCTGACCGGGATAGCATTCCGATAGCTAAAAGTGAATTGCATGACCTGCTGACAAAACAATCTTTAGCTGGGATTCCTTTACTAGTCCTTGGCAACAAAATTGACAAGTCAGAAGCTGTTTCAAAGCAAGCGTTGGTTGATCAACT AGGCCTGGAATTGATAAAGGACCGGGAAGTTTGCTGCTACATGATCTCTTGCAAGGACTCTGTAAACATAGATGTTGTCATTGATTGGCTTATCAAGCACTCCAGAACAGCAAAGTAG
- the LOC4330632 gene encoding MYB-like transcription factor ODO1: MGRQPCCEKVGLKKGPWTADEDQKLVTFLLSNGHCCWRLVPKLAGLLRCGKSCRLRWTNYLRPDLKRGLLSEEEEKLVIDLHEQLGNRWSKIAARLPGRTDNEIKNHWNTHIKKKLKKMGLDPVTHRPVMSLAQPDPLKQQQQQHEPSVSGGTGADDKEEEEEETPTSAQPQGVACAASSASAVSSSCSSSASASAATPGADVDWPGLFEVDAILDIDWAGLLSACGDDGGCSAIGVDMLFDQCSDVGFDQDVWM; encoded by the exons ATGGGCAGGCAGCCGTGCTGCGAGAAGGTTGGCCTGAAGAAGGGGCCATGGACGGCCGACGAGGACCAGAAGCTggtcaccttcctcctctccaatGGCCACTGCTGCTGGAGGCTCGTCCCCAAGCTCGCAG GGCTGCTCAGGTGTGGGAAGAGCTGCCGGCTGAGGTGGACGAACTACCTGCGGCCCGACCTCAAGAGGGGCCTCCTTTccgaagaggaggagaagctgGTCATTGACCTCCACGAGCAGCTCGGCAACAG ATGGTCCAAGATTGCGGCACGGCTCCCCGGGAGGACGGACAACGAGATCAAGAACCACTGGAACACCCACATCAAGAAGAAGCTCAAGAAGATGGGCCTTGATCCCGTCACTCACCGGCCGGTGATGTCACTCGCTCAGCCTGATCCcctgaagcagcagcagcagcagcatgaacCGTCCGTCTCCGGCGGCACCGGTGCCGacgacaaggaggaggaggaggaggagacgccgACGAGCGCCCAGCCACAGGGCGTCGCTTGCGCTGCTtcatccgcctccgccgtgtCGTCGTCATGCTCCTCGTCCGCCTCGGCCTCCGCCGCGACACCCGGCGCGGACGTGGACTGGCCCGGCCTCTTCGAGGTGGATGCCATTCTTGACATTGACTGGGCTGGCTTATTGTCTGCctgcggcgacgatggcggctgCAGCGCCATTGGCGTCGATATGTTGTTCGACCAATGCTCTGACGTTGGCTTTGATCAAGATGTGTGGATGTGA